The following proteins are encoded in a genomic region of Plasmodium sp. gorilla clade G2 genome assembly, chromosome: 2:
- a CDS encoding secreted protein with altered thrombospondin repeat domain, with amino-acid sequence MKKSRFLLLSIFFCFVTNISLEFKRKQKVEINSLQKNKNDDNIREEKIKQGDVESQPEVDGDTCVIFSSSEGNARNCWCPRGYILCNEEDVLDVQEKLNEIKNKYERSLVTPLWMKRLCDNSKDVGFKSMSVVIDYELAVLCKDGSNKDNADFEIIGASGYITGEEMIEQQKRNPWYVPRKCTVNNFYLCRKVENDNVNCSYTPWSDWSECKNNKQKRYRKVRRSNQNNENFCLWNDKIVPRNIMEQTRSC; translated from the exons ATGAAAAAAAGTCGTTTTTTGCTCCTTTccattttcttttgttttgtAACAAATATAAGCTTGGAGTtcaaaagaaaacaaaaagtAGAAATTAATTccttacaaaaaaataaaaatgatgataatataagagaagaaaaaattaaacaagGTGATGTGGAATCACAACCTGAGGTTGATGGGGATACCTGtgtaattttttcttcttcagaAGGAAATGCCAGAaa CTGTTGGTGTCCTAGAGGATACATTTTGTGTAACGAAGAAGATGTTCTAGATGTACAAGAAAAACtgaatgaaattaaaaataagtaTGAAAGAAGTCTAGTTACCCCATTATGGATGAAGAGACTGTGTGACAATTCAAAAGATGTAGGTTTTAAAAGTATGTCTGTTGTTATAGATTACGAATTAGCAGTATTATGTAAAGACGGAAGTAATAAAGATAATGCTGATTTTGAAATTATTGGAGCGTCTGGATATATTACAGGAGAAGAAATGATTGAGCAACAAAAAAGAAACCCTTGGTATGTTCCACGTAAATGTACTgtcaataatttttatttatgtagaaaagtagaaaatgataatgtCAATTGTTCATATACTCCTTGGTCAGATTGGAGtgaatgtaaaaataataaacaaaaaagatATAGAAAAGTACGCCGCTCgaatcaaaataatgaaaatttttgTTTGTGGAATGACAAAATTGTTCCCAGAAATATAATGGAACAAACGCGTTcatgttaa
- a CDS encoding SRR1-like protein — MDEWIVVQKKKSDRHKNQVIDKLTLKNEKKQKEKKNDNAENNIYEEKENIKIQTIYNIKKKVNVKNICKNIENVTCDLEKNEFFKNFKNKFNTINKENVNKAIISLGLGSLIDINLNNKKACIYQFAFLVLLKKVYDIKQVYIYDPKISEVDRYVCEYFNIKILICSNEEEHKNDEEDNKSGDNKENNNNIDDNNNNNNNIDNYSDHNYIHTLKHKQNSKDTHIANDVSLPCTEKMNIIKFSSNIEKVILFMPHCDIHLYGDILYSIFVNEKLFYKNVQFYFNLENTIFLGNSFDYYKDHSYLYKPFGLPSYVIKMLNGNCQKLNISIQENHMNKLLTHFKTYHFIFYILNFVHETKFPIFSDHVGSFNDLSITIFHKIEDKLKFWSHIYESLNNM, encoded by the coding sequence atgGATGAGTGGATTGtggtacaaaaaaaaaaatccgaTCGTCATAAAAACCAAGTCATTGATAAATTAACacttaaaaatgaaaaaaaacaaaaagagaaaaaaaacgACAATGcggaaaataatatatatgaagaaaaagaaaacataaaaatacaaactatatataatattaaaaaaaaagtgaatgtaaaaaatatttgtaaaaatatagaaaatgttACTTGTGATttggaaaaaaatgaattttttaaaaattttaaaaacaagtttaatacaataaataaagaaaatgttaATAAAGCGATCATTTCTTTAGGTCTCGGTTCATTAAtagatattaatttaaataataaaaaggctTGTATATATCAATTTGCGTTTTtagtattattaaaaaaagtatatgatataaaacaagtatatatatacgaTCCGAAAATTTCAGAGGTTGATCGGTATGTGTGTGAGTACTttaacataaaaattttaatatgcTCTAATGAAGAGGAACACAAAAATGATGAGGAAGATAATAAGAGTGgtgataataaagaaaataataataatatagatgataataataataataataataatatagataattatagtgatcataattatatacatacattaaAACATAAACAAAATAGTAAGGACACACATATTGCCAATGATGTCTCCTTACCTTGTAcagaaaaaatgaatataattaaattttcaagcaatatagaaaaagtcatattatttatgccACATTGtgatattcatttatatggagatattttatattctatTTTTGTTAATGAAAAATTGTTTTATAAGAATgtacaattttattttaatttagaaAATACCATATTTCTTGGAAACTCTTTTGACTATTATAAAGACcattcttatttatataaacctTTTGGTTTACCCTCTTATGTTATTAAAATGTTAAATGGAAATTgtcaaaaattaaatatttcaatACAAGAAAACCATATGAACAAATTGTTGACACATTTTAAAACAtaccattttattttttatatcctaAATTTCGTACATGAAACAAAATTTCCTATCTTTTCTGATCATGTTGGATCTTTCAACGATTTGTCAATTACTATCTTTCATAAGATAGAAGATAAGTTAAAATTCTGGTCGCACATTTATGAATCCTTGAACAACatgtga
- a CDS encoding multidrug efflux pump, putative: MKPVHFNNLTLNEKNFNSLRCDDKTKEGGYNIFNNNKKMNNVTNNNNDKDIFTKNYVQNKSHINYDSLNDIDYLSLHTGIEKYKYKKNISNAKNVKLIDEHMLYNNNNDNIHLSDNFMNNDINFRHPSNNLFNLCNNKNEKKFSNSKNSEEINKDDNKKVNVYTNNIYNETDENKKFYSNPVEINYNPYISNNLKHNSLYYSLKKNHKNNNSFTTPNCIQDSTFISNSICCRNFNTIPISLNLLNNVNDESSSIPPLAPSESSSASASASASASASASVSASVSASTSASTSASTSVSTSVSTSVSTSASTTMNSPRRNDNQICNSFPLSREYRPIEQMNRFSLAVNNVRSTSESAANNGLTSNINSKYDEPICEEDPNYKSTAWNNSIYPHNNKCSYNMSIEGDTNLIEDKKMFRDDNKMFDNMSCECQSEEEKMNCINEYDEYFQKKRKYNYLIGKKKNKKEKSIKEKIRELLYYNIKNTINKLCHEIFLNSFQTMFSYFITTSFFIIINLYVSNVCSYQEIAGFGVSISIITILNSIIDGVLNSLDCFCSHSIGIGNMDKAWLYLNCGYYLFYKLYFVLFLFFFFFKWLTFKIIRNIFVAHIMNEYLMMIKVFFSTLQILLICYFPYFIYETMRRFLILYNNIYPSIYTSIISVICLNIFCYIFVIKMSMLYTGAAIALLFTNIINMCMIMYFLKIFISQCVIRSTNIISSIRDGESFMSFELKNMERHHVSGNNIYNKKYKNVNKYNTDMNGSYKYIDKEENCVYGDMSGLKENNLTIQKQNIKNNHNNNNNDKNNQKNNQKNNHNNNNNNDNNWDSIKRMCEKTLEHKDYSKDNIFIPHGYNSIDSVLDFYDDYDYYYNMDIYDSFNNKSKSKCKKYFKKFKLRKLQLENKKNNTYYSNMNNYNNKSNYFNMNHYNYNNSHVFIKNKQMYNFLFLFFNIPLYETRNKFFCITKTNIKNIFFEILSFELQLFESTYLCLTSVAAYVQINNFLNLVYYLSNSYGIILCKLIGVYMSSQRKKNKNNENKNNENKDNENKDNENKNNENKNNDVNKNNVNKNNDVNNLNNLNNLNNFFNLNKKNKVFSQQSVEKEENDIKNKKSFNLKEICLAFFLLLSFLYFCLTILYIYHKNIIIFFYSDIKLQNELINIFYILNIELYFEALASLLNSVIKGLSLQNEITSFTFFNFMFLMNILGLYLSFCLKWELYGFIYSNLICMILQVLYLLIFLTNKFYTKYMNKQQMDNC; encoded by the coding sequence ATGAAACCTGTACACTTCAACAATTTGAcattaaatgaaaagaatttTAATTCACTCCGATGTGACGATAAAACAAAAGAAGGaggttataatatatttaataataataaaaaaatgaataatgtgacaaataataataatgataaagatatatttacTAAAAATTATGTACAGAATAAGAGTCATATTAATTATGACTCCTTAAATGATATAGATTATTTATCATTACATACAggaatagaaaaatataaatacaaaaaaaatattagtaATGCCAAAAATGTCAAATTAATAGATGaacatatgttatataataataataatgataatattcatCTATCAGataattttatgaataatGATATCAATTTTAGACATCcatcaaataatttatttaacctatgtaataataaaaatgaaaaaaaattttctaaTTCAAAAAATTCTGAGGAAATTAATaaggatgataataaaaaagtgaatgtatatacaaataatatatataatgaaacagatgaaaataaaaaattttattctaATCCAGtagaaataaattataatccatatatatcaaataatttaaaacataattctttatattattctttaaaaaaaaatcataaaaataataattcttttactACACCAAATTGTATACAAGATTCTACTTTTATTTCTAATTCGATATGCTGTCGAAATTTTAATACTATTCCTATTTCACTTaatcttttaaataatgtaaatgaTGAAAGTTCATCAATTCCTCCCCTTGCACCATCTGAATCGTCGTCTGCATCTGCATCTGCATCTGCATCTGCATCTGCATCTGCTTCTGTATCTGCTTCTGTATCTGCTTCTACATCTGCATCTACTTCTGCATCTACCTCCGTTTCTACTTCTGTGTCTACCTCCGTTTCTACATCTGCTTCTACCACGATGAACTCTCCTCGTCGTAACGATAATCAAATATGTAACTCATTCCCCTTATCGCGTGAATACAGACCTATAGAACAAATGAATAGATTTTCTCTTGCTGTGAATAATGTTAGATCTACATCTGAGAGTGCTGCAAATAACGGACTCACATCTAATATAAATTCCAAATATGATGAACCCATTTGTGAAGAAGACCCAAATTATAAGAGTACGGCCTGGAATAATTCTATATACCcccataataataaatgtagTTATAATATGAGTATAGAGGGAGATACAAATCTGATAGAggataaaaaaatgtttagAGATGATAATAAGATGTTTGATAATATGTCATGTGAATGTCAAagtgaagaagaaaaaatgaattgtataaatgaatatgatgaatattttcaaaagaagagaaaatataattatttaataggaaaaaaaaaaaataaaaaagagaaaagtataaaagaaaaaataagagaattattatattataatattaagaatacaataaataaattatgtcatgaaatatttttaaattcatttCAGACAatgttttcatattttattactacatcattttttataataataaatttatatgttagCAATGTATGTAGTTATCAAGAAATAGCTGGATTTGGTGTTTCAATAAgtattattactatattGAATAGTATAATAGATGGTGTATTAAATAGTTTAGATTGTTTTTGTAGTCATTCTATAGGTATAGGTAATATGGATAAAGCATGGTTATATTTGAATTGTggatattatttattttataaattatattttgttctatttctttttttttttttctttaaatggttgacatttaaaattattagaaatatatttgtagcTCATATAATGAATGAATATCTTATGATGATAaaagtatttttttcaacactacaaatattattaatatgttattttccatattttatatatgaaactATGAGAAGATttctcatattatataataatatatatccaaGTATATATACATCTATCATATCAGTAAtatgtttaaatattttttgttatatatttgtaataaagATGTCTATGCTTTACACTGGAGCAGCCATAGCTCtattatttacaaatataataaacatgtGTATGATTATGtatttcttaaaaatatttatatctcaGTGTGTTATTCGTTCTacaaatataatttcttCAATTAGAGATGGAGAGTCTTTCATGTCCTTTGAGTTGAAAAATATGGAGAGGCATCATGTGAGtggtaataatatttataataaaaaatataaaaatgtaaataagtATAATACAGATATGAAtggatcatataaatatatagataaagaGGAAAATTGTGTATATGGCGATATGTCTGGTCTTAAGGAGAACAATTTGACAATTCAAAaacaaaacataaaaaataatcataataataataataatgataaaaataatcaaaaaaataatcaaaaaaataatcataataataataacaataatgataataattggGATAGTATCAAACGTATGTGTGAGAAAACACTTGAACATAAAGATTACTCAAAagataacatttttattccTCATGGTTATAATAGTATAGATAGTGTTCTTGATTTTTATGATGactatgattattattataacatggatatatatgattcctttaataataaaagtaaaagtaaatgtaaaaaatatttcaagaAATTTAAACTAAGGAAATTACAactagaaaataaaaagaacaaCACATATTATAGTAAcatgaataattataataacaagagtaattattttaatatgaatcattataattacaaCAATTCTCAtgtattcataaaaaataaacagatgtataactttttatttttattttttaatattccaTTGTATGAGACAAGAAATAAATTCTTTTGTATTACAAAGactaatataaaaaatatattttttgagaTATTATCATTCGAATTACAGTTATTTGAATCTACATATTTATGTCTAACATCTGTAGCTGCTTATGTTCagattaataattttttaaacttAGTATATTACCTATCGAATTCTTATGGTATTATATTATGCAAACTTATTGGTGTGTATATGAGTtcacaaagaaaaaaaaataaaaataatgaaaataaaaataatgaaaataaagataatgaaaataaagataatgaaaataaaaataatgaaaataaaaataatgatgtgaataaaaataatgtgaataaaaataatgatgtgaataatttgaataatttgaataatttgaataatttttttaatttgaataaaaaaaataaggtaTTTTCTCAACAATCTGTTGAGAAAGAGGAgaatgatattaaaaataaaaagagcTTCAATTTGAAGGAAATTTGTTTAgccttctttttattattatcgtttttatatttttgtttaactatattatatatatatcataaaaatattatcatttttttttattcagatataaaattacaaaatgaactaataaatattttctacattttaaatatagaattatattttgaagCTTTAGCATCCTTATTGAATAGTGTAATTAAAGGATTAAGTTTACAGAATGAAATAACATCTTTTacttttttcaattttatgtttttgaTGAACATACTtggattatatttatctttctGTTTAAAATGGGAGTTATAtggatttatttattcaaacTTAATATGTATGATTCTACaagtattatatttattaatattccttacaaacaaattttatacaaaatatatgaacaagCAACAAATGGATAATTGTTAG